The following proteins are encoded in a genomic region of Poecilia reticulata strain Guanapo linkage group LG11, Guppy_female_1.0+MT, whole genome shotgun sequence:
- the LOC103472604 gene encoding protein starmaker-like has translation MTSQPDSDETTEIPVESDEADSDASMTEAPESSEVSEISVEKEESDADSSVAESDESXDTSEKTTDSAESDEKTDSPFQPSSEEADGTSFXMKSSDDDDSSSKTVSESSEELTASDEDSDPKDDSQVVADNPEISEEKSADLFEELEGDVSEENSETTSKPKSGEISEDEIQNKDIKSDEKAEVNFEVSNVQMPEDSTGAASDPITASDEDSEETDSAEKIEDVNDDSAPETDPTSDVEKDEFEEELNGEVGGETTDSKDEDELSDDADLTDSDTPVDDDKKESDKVTDKDLGTDSLAHEDEEEAADVTSNEEDALKDDGINKKEVAEVAQALEEEKDQDDGATSETKDEDQTDSKVLSDDETETNQTNSKAEKDEDELDMLEEEMFEDDSPTQEPDDLALDTPDSTEAQPSDMDRLDDSTPAAAGNQTPSL, from the exons ATGACCTCACAGCCAG ACTCTGATGAGACAACTGAGATCCCAG TTGAGTCAGATGAAGCTGATTCAGATGCTTCCATGACTGAAG CTCCAGAATCTTCTGAGGTCTCTGAGATTTCag tggagaaagaagaaagtgaTGCAGATTCTTCTGTGGCTGAAAgtg ATGAAAGCAAMGACACTTCTGAGAAAACTACAG ATTCTGCTGAATCAGACGAAAAAACAGATTCACCTTTTCAGC CCAGTTCAGAGGAGGCTGATGGGACATCTTTCMWGATGAAGAGCTCTGACG ATGACGACTCTTCCAGTAAAA ctgtttcagaATCATCTGAGGAACTAA ctgcttcagacGAGGACAGCGACCCGAAGGACGACTCCCAGG ttgtTGCTGATAACCCTGAAATTTCTGAGGAGAAATCTGCAG ATTTGTTTGAAGAGCTCGAAGGCGACGTGTCGGAGGAAAACTCAGAAA CTACTTCTAAACCCAAAAGTGGCGAAATATCAGAGGATGAAATTCAAA ACAAAGACATCAAGTCTGACGAAAAAGCTGAAG TTAATTTTGAAGTGAGCAACGTTCAGATGCCAGAGGACAGCACTGGTG ctGCTTCTGATCCGATCACAGCGTCAGACGAGGACAGTGAAG AAACTGACAGCGCTGAAAAAATTGAAG acgTAAATGATGATTCGGCCCCTGAAACTGATCCAACCTCCG ATGTGGAAAAGGACGAGTTTGAAGAAGAGCTTAATGGTGAAGTGGGCG gTGAAACCACTGATTCTAAAG atGAGGATGAACTGAGTGACGACGCTGATCTGACTGACAGTG ACACTCCAGTTGATGACGACAAGAAGGAATCAGACAAAGTCACTGACAAAGATCTGGGCACTGACAGCTTAGCtcatgaggatgaggaggaggctGCAGACGTCACATCGAATGAGGAAGATGCACTGAAAGACGACGGCATCAACAAGAAAGAGGTCGCAGAGGTCGCCCAGGCGCTAGARGAGGAGAAGGACCAAGACGACGGCGCGACCTCAGAAACCAAGGATGAAGATCAAACCGACAGCAAAGTTCTGAGCGACGATGAAACTGAGACGAACCAAACCAACAGCAAGGCGGAGAAAGACGAAGACGAGCTGGACATGCTCGAAGAAGAGATGTTTGAAGACGACTCACCGACTCAGGAGCCGGACGACCTGGCTCTAGACACGCCCGACTCCACCGAAG CACAACCTTCTGACATGGACCGACTTGATGACTCCACTCCTGCAG CAGCTGGGAACCAGACGCCCAGTCTCTGA